The genomic region ctaaatatatgtgCGTATATATTCATTGCAGACGATGCTGTGGTACTCGTATCCGCGTAGAAATGTCGTCGGGTCGGTCACGACGTGATGATAGACGACGAGGAGGtggtggcggcggcggcggtggtggcggtggtggtggaaGCAGCAGCGGAGGTCGTGGTGGAGGACGCTATAGGTAAGTACAAAACGTAGTAGTTATCTGTATAGTTGCATATTTTAGCGCTTTATTGATTTACATGTATTCGTATTCGTGGCAAATAATGAGCGAATTAGTTTTATGAATGCTTTATATCAGTCAAAATTTGTTATGTATGGAGGTGCTATCTGAtggtttatattaattttaatcaaGTCTTCGTAAAAACTGATATCGATATGTAGTAGagcatattaaaaattaaaaaaaaggtatttcaAATACAGAGTGTTGTATaggaaaaatgtaataatactCTAAAACAATgaggtttaaaaaatgttgtatgcaAACATAAGCCATAATCGCTGCTAAAGGGCTATACTAGAGTGCCATTTAGTTCAATCGTGCATTACACATATttaacgtgttttttttttatatagtttgTGAACAGATTTTGAAAGAGATTTTAAATGTGGTTTACGATAATCATTTGCAGGATAAAGTCTACTGCTACTACTACTTCTACTAGAACTTCTACCTCCTCTTCCTtcaacaaaaactacaaaaacaacatcttCACGTATCACAACTACTGCTCCTTCTCCACAAACTTCACCACGACAAGCAACTATAAGCTCAACTTAATATCGTTCAACGACAACAATCTTGATAATAGAGAAAAAAATAGCaaccaacaattttttaaacaaaaaagtcaaCAAAATTTCGACAACAACAATTTTAGTTCAAGCTACTACCATTACTTTCAACATCACCAAAAACAACTACAAGAAAAGCCACGACACAAAACTttcatcagtaaaattaaaatcatagtttttgttatcaacaccgACACCTTGAACACCAATAACACCAACGTCACCACAATATTGCACATAAAATTTGCTCTCGTTTTCGCTGTAGTCATTGTCATCACAACTTATCTAACAATTGTTGTTGTCGTAATAGAAAACAGAAACAGTTGTTCTGATGTTAAGTGCAGTAAACGATCAACCATCATTAGTACAGCAACTACTAGTATAATAATAACTCctgctactactactactacctcAGCTGCAACTGCTTCTACAGTCACTGCAACTATTGCTACTACAAGAATTAGTGCAACTAGTAAAAGTGTGCTTGGGCAGCAGGCGCAGGATCAGCATCAGCGGCAAAAGCTAAAGCATTTACAACAGCCATCATCATTAATACCACTACTACCACCAATACCACCTTAACAACTTGAAAATACTACCACTTCCTTCTCCTTTGCATATGCAAATGACTGATATGAGCCCACAACACTACTACCTACAGCACAACAAATAccacaaccaacaacaacaaaaagaacatCGACCTTGACAATAAATGCACGCTCATGAGATACTGGTTTGGTAAATTGATCAATGTGCATGACCGGGTAATGTATGAATGCACTCGCCAACGGCCCGCAGATGGGGATGGTCACAGAAAGAGGGTGACTTCAGTATAActttgtatgtattttcttCAGGGACTAGCTCGATTTATTTTCTAACAAGAACGTTGTCATTTGCTTAACGAGTTTCGCACCATAATCACCATCTTATGACTGGAAATGACGTCCTAACAAATAACATTGCGACAATACTAATAAGACATAAACTGACTTAAATTAACTGCTGAATTACGTTACGCTTTATTCAATAGGTTAATTAGACGTACGAactgttgtaaaaaaatttgactCCACACTGCCGaagtaatgttaaattttttttatcagaagtagaaaaaaaaaagtactaaaatgTCTATTTCGGCAGTGTTGGTGCGTcgttgtacatatacatatatgacctAACTTACTGAATGACTTTCTACGAGAATGTTGAAGGAGGGAATATCCGCCGATATTcggattttttcttatttattacacAACAAATATGCGAGGTGCTGTTGCGTCATGGGTCTTCAGTCAATCTACATAAAACAACGCATTTGTGCAATCAACCACATATTCGAGCAGTGTTTGCAACTTTATACGAACTTACTTCTCTATTCCTTCTGCAGTCGTTACAACTGCAAATGCACACCTTCAACATGCGTTCGGGTAATATTTCTACATCTTAATTGGGTTTACATGTAACTCAACTAAATGCAAAAATCAACGAGGCGAGTTTATGTATgttgaatcaattttttgtaGCAGGGAAGAGTGGGTGTCACCCTGTACATCGTTTTTGACATGAAAATGTGCAAAGCGCCGTTTAAATGCATCAAGAACGAATGAAAACGAGTGCCGCAACTTCAAGTAAGAAAAACTTCTTTCTAATTTAGATACTACATAGTTCTTTTTGTTACTAATATTATGATTCTTGAGGTTATTTCAAGTTGagtttaaagtaattttacaatgttaaaatttgaagtttCTTTGACAAAATTCTATCCACTAATTGTAAATTCAATTGCATCCGAGCAGGTGAACACAAAGCAATATCAGCTCAATGATCACCAATCGCATCTGCAACATCTATTTCTACTGAATAAGTGAAAATATGTGCTCTCCTCTGCAACAACTACCTGACATCCGTCTTCTATGGTCCTCTGCGTGCAAAATCCTCTTGTGTGGTAGACGGGATTGTGCTTAATTTGATTCCATTGCATCCATTTTGGGTAGTCGGTTGAGCGGTTGTGTGTTTGATCGACTAATTACTGAACACATGGCCGATGTACATCATGCTAATCAGCGTTCCAACCAACAAACCAGCTTCACTACCGATCTACAGGTTGTCAGCTAAATAACCGAACCCACATTGCATCAAGGACGACAACAGCAAGCTAATGCAAATGCATCTGCATCTCTACCTCTCCGCTGATGTACAAAAACGACTGGCAATCCAAATCAAGGCTTTTATCTACTTTACCATCCCTATCATGTCCGCTATGCGCAACGACCACTTCTTCTGAGTATCATTGCCACAGACGTCCGTCGAGTTTGCATACATGATTATTCTCTCAATAGTTGATTTGcgattttcataatttcctCTCCTTTTCATTTGAAGTAGTCATCA from Anastrepha obliqua isolate idAnaObli1 chromosome 2, idAnaObli1_1.0, whole genome shotgun sequence harbors:
- the LOC129237102 gene encoding uncharacterized protein LOC129237102 isoform X1 translates to MPRYREWDLACKVYVGNLGSSASKYEIENAFSKYGPLRNVWVARNPPGFAFVEFEDRRDAEDATRGLDGTRCCGTRIRVEMSSGRSRRDDRRRGGGGGGGGGGGGGGSSSGGRGGGRYRIKSTATTTSTRTSTSSSFNKNYKNNIFTYHNYCSFSTNFTTTSNYKLNLISFNDNNLDNREKNSNQQFFKQKSQQNFDNNNFSSSYYHYFQHHQKQLQEKPRHKTFISKIKIIVFVINTDTLNTNNTNVTTILHIKFALVFAVVIVITTYLTIVVVVIENRNSCSDVKCSKRSTIISTATTSIIITPATTTTTSAATASTVTATIATTRISATSKSVLGQQAQDQHQRQKLKHLQQPSSLIPLLPPIPP